The Persephonella hydrogeniphila genome has a window encoding:
- a CDS encoding TlpA family protein disulfide reductase: protein MRALIGVFMLIFSFSFGFDTFIVGKEFKDFTSIDEKGNEVKASQIVDHKPAVIIFFAIGDQPGTFKFLPNMNKLYEKYKDKVVFMAVLLSRSNPEEVKKLKKMLPLKIPVYLGYRDAIINYGIRKVDVPLILFVDRNGLITNVIARPESTAEEIYPPEKNLQKKESIEGRISQSIKIIDRYIKEIIKE, encoded by the coding sequence ATGAGGGCACTGATCGGTGTTTTTATGCTTATTTTTTCATTCAGCTTTGGGTTTGATACATTTATAGTAGGAAAGGAGTTTAAAGATTTTACTTCTATTGATGAGAAGGGAAATGAGGTTAAAGCTTCCCAGATAGTAGACCATAAACCGGCAGTTATCATATTTTTCGCCATTGGAGATCAACCGGGAACATTCAAGTTTTTGCCTAATATGAATAAGCTTTATGAAAAATATAAAGATAAGGTTGTTTTTATGGCTGTTCTCCTCAGCAGATCAAACCCTGAAGAGGTAAAAAAGCTAAAAAAAATGCTTCCTTTAAAAATCCCTGTTTATTTAGGTTATAGAGATGCAATCATAAACTATGGAATAAGAAAGGTAGATGTTCCTCTTATACTGTTTGTAGACAGAAACGGACTTATAACGAATGTGATTGCCAGACCTGAGTCTACAGCTGAAGAGATTTATCCTCCGGAGAAAAATCTCCAGAAAAAAGAGAGTATAGAAGGGAGGATATCCCAGAGTATAAAAATAATTGACAGATATATAAAAGAGATTATCAAGGAGTAA
- the mtaB gene encoding tRNA (N(6)-L-threonylcarbamoyladenosine(37)-C(2))-methylthiotransferase MtaB: protein MKKLKVAFSTLGCRMNHFESSAIEEEFENRGYILSEFTDKADIYVINTCTVTNDADRTSRKTIRQAKRRNPDAVVVATGCYAQVSPEELSKMEEVDLVIGNSHKTAVLEIVEQYINEKRRDKIFIDNIFRKNDFETFQISTFYEGSRPILKVQEGCNSFCSFCIIPFARGKVRSAPVQQIVQQAEILVDRGFKEIVLTGTQLSQFGYDHQKGFLSDLLEELIKIDGLYRIRLSSMGINEIDDRLLDMITTEEKIAPHFHLSLQSGDDKVLKDMKRNYTVSQYESVVNEIVKRRPDTAIGTDLITGFPTEDKRAFENTVKVVRDIPFAYIHVFTYSLRKGTYAEKLGDRVNPQEKKRRTQIIRQISEEKNRFFREKYLGKELEVLVISEKEGKKIGLTGNYIHIKFDSDKPVNSITKVILTGVGQERENNTGKEI from the coding sequence ATGAAAAAACTGAAGGTAGCGTTTTCGACTCTTGGATGCAGAATGAACCATTTCGAAAGTTCTGCAATAGAAGAGGAGTTTGAGAATAGAGGTTATATACTATCTGAATTCACAGATAAAGCAGATATATATGTGATAAACACCTGTACGGTAACAAATGATGCAGACAGAACCTCAAGAAAAACAATAAGACAGGCAAAAAGAAGAAATCCTGATGCTGTTGTTGTTGCAACTGGATGCTATGCACAGGTATCTCCTGAAGAACTCTCAAAAATGGAAGAAGTCGATCTTGTTATAGGAAACTCCCATAAAACTGCTGTTTTAGAGATTGTAGAGCAGTATATAAATGAAAAAAGACGGGATAAGATTTTTATAGATAACATTTTCAGGAAAAATGATTTCGAGACATTCCAGATAAGTACGTTTTATGAAGGTTCAAGGCCTATACTGAAAGTTCAGGAAGGATGTAACAGCTTCTGCTCATTCTGTATAATACCCTTTGCAAGGGGAAAAGTAAGAAGTGCGCCTGTACAACAGATTGTACAGCAGGCAGAAATACTTGTTGACAGGGGATTTAAAGAGATAGTTCTTACAGGAACACAGCTATCCCAGTTTGGGTATGATCATCAAAAAGGGTTTTTATCAGATCTTCTTGAAGAACTGATTAAGATAGATGGACTTTACAGAATAAGGCTTTCTTCGATGGGAATAAACGAGATAGACGACAGACTTTTAGACATGATAACAACAGAAGAAAAAATAGCTCCCCATTTCCATCTTTCCCTCCAGTCAGGAGATGATAAGGTCTTAAAAGATATGAAAAGGAATTACACAGTTTCCCAGTATGAAAGTGTAGTAAACGAAATAGTAAAAAGAAGGCCGGATACAGCAATAGGAACAGATCTTATAACAGGTTTTCCTACAGAAGATAAAAGGGCGTTTGAAAACACAGTAAAAGTAGTCAGAGATATTCCTTTCGCGTATATCCATGTTTTTACATACTCTTTAAGAAAGGGAACCTATGCTGAAAAGTTAGGAGACAGGGTGAATCCTCAGGAGAAAAAAAGAAGAACACAGATTATCCGTCAGATATCTGAAGAGAAAAACAGGTTTTTCAGAGAGAAGTATTTAGGTAAAGAGCTTGAGGTTCTGGTTATATCTGAAAAAGAAGGTAAAAAAATAGGACTGACGGGAAATTATATTCATATAAAATTTGATTCAGATAAGCCTGTTAACAGTATAACAAAAGTTATTCTAACTGGGGTAGGACAGGAGAGGGAAAATAATACTGGAAAGGAGATCTAA